From the Acidilutibacter cellobiosedens genome, one window contains:
- a CDS encoding type II toxin-antitoxin system RelB/DinJ family antitoxin, with translation MAKTTNLYIRIEPKLKEQAELVLKQLGIPVSNAVNMFLKQVVMQRGIPFDVKLPATKPVGTAGLTEKELNAELEEGYADFVQGNTKSAEKTFSDIRKDYEI, from the coding sequence ATGGCAAAAACAACAAATCTGTATATAAGGATTGAACCTAAACTTAAGGAACAGGCAGAGTTAGTTCTTAAGCAATTGGGAATTCCGGTATCTAATGCAGTGAATATGTTTTTAAAACAAGTTGTTATGCAAAGAGGAATTCCCTTTGATGTTAAGCTTCCTGCAACAAAGCCTGTGGGAACAGCCGGCTTAACAGAGAAAGAGCTAAATGCGGAACTTGAAGAAGGCTATGCGGATTTTGTTCAAGGGAATACAAAGTCGGCAGAGAAAACTTTTTCGGATATTCGCAAGGATTATGAGATATGA
- a CDS encoding PTS glucitol/sorbitol transporter subunit IIA codes for MKIFETTVKGIGLNAELFKHENLLILFGENAPDTLADYCFNIEMNKSEREIKPGMTLKFDEQDYKITAVGEKVKKNLDDLGHITIKFDGSTKAKLPGTLYVEEKEYPVIQIGTKISIIL; via the coding sequence ATGAAAATTTTTGAAACAACAGTAAAAGGAATTGGCTTGAATGCAGAATTGTTTAAACATGAAAACTTATTAATACTCTTTGGTGAAAATGCACCGGATACTTTGGCAGATTATTGTTTTAATATTGAAATGAATAAAAGCGAAAGGGAGATAAAGCCCGGTATGACCTTAAAATTTGATGAACAGGATTATAAAATAACAGCGGTGGGAGAAAAAGTAAAAAAGAATTTAGATGATTTAGGACATATTACAATAAAATTTGATGGTTCTACAAAAGCAAAACTGCCGGGTACTCTTTATGTAGAAGAGAAAGAATACCCAGTCATTCAAATCGGAACGAAAATATCTATTATTTTGTAA
- the srlE gene encoding PTS glucitol/sorbitol transporter subunit IIB, which yields MAKYRSIKIKKGSGGFGGPLIITPTEERYKILYVTGGGEKPDIVDKMAELSGMEIVNGFKTSIPDEEIALAVIDCGGTLRCGIYPQKGIPTVNIVPTGKSGPLAKYITDDIYVSAVGVNQIELTDKSEASSEKAEKSNKQVKREYKYDTTKKITEQKSEKSLIARIGMGAGKIVATFNQAARSAVQTILTTVIPFMAFVSLLIGIIEGSGVGNWFANIMTPLAGNIIGLIIIGLICSLPVLSPLLGPGAVIAQIIGTLIGVEIGKGNIPPQLALPALFAINTQNACDFIPVGLGLEEADAETVEVGVPSVLYSRFLNGVPRVIVAWLASFGLYS from the coding sequence ATGGCAAAGTACAGAAGTATAAAAATAAAAAAAGGAAGCGGTGGTTTTGGAGGACCTCTTATAATTACTCCGACCGAAGAAAGATATAAAATTTTATATGTAACAGGAGGAGGAGAAAAACCTGATATAGTTGATAAAATGGCAGAGTTATCAGGGATGGAAATAGTTAATGGTTTCAAGACGTCGATTCCCGATGAAGAAATCGCATTGGCTGTAATTGACTGTGGAGGGACATTAAGATGTGGGATTTATCCTCAGAAAGGAATACCGACAGTAAATATTGTACCTACAGGGAAGAGCGGACCTTTAGCAAAATATATTACAGATGATATATATGTGTCTGCCGTTGGCGTAAATCAAATAGAATTAACCGACAAATCAGAAGCTTCTTCCGAAAAAGCTGAAAAGAGCAATAAACAAGTAAAAAGAGAATATAAGTACGATACTACTAAAAAGATTACCGAACAAAAATCTGAGAAAAGTCTTATTGCCCGTATAGGAATGGGAGCAGGTAAAATTGTAGCTACTTTTAATCAAGCGGCAAGAAGTGCGGTTCAAACAATTTTAACTACAGTTATACCATTCATGGCTTTTGTATCTTTACTAATCGGAATAATAGAAGGTTCAGGAGTCGGAAATTGGTTTGCAAATATTATGACTCCTTTAGCGGGAAATATTATTGGATTAATTATAATCGGATTAATCTGCTCTCTGCCGGTTTTGTCTCCTTTATTGGGTCCGGGGGCAGTTATTGCACAAATTATCGGTACTTTAATAGGAGTGGAAATAGGAAAGGGAAATATTCCTCCTCAACTTGCTCTGCCAGCTTTATTTGCAATTAATACACAAAATGCTTGTGATTTTATTCCAGTTGGCTTAGGGTTAGAGGAAGCTGATGCGGAAACTGTTGAAGTAGGTGTTCCGTCTGTTTTATATTCGAGATTTTTAAACGGTGTGCCTCGGGTGATTGTTGCATGGCTTGCCAGTTTTGGATTGTATAGCTAA
- a CDS encoding IS110 family RNA-guided transposase encodes MDYPPVAGIDVGKNFSEMCILSPNNEIYHRIKIYHDSIDSIKEAIGLLQKAEKDFAIRPVVVLESTGHYHKILFHYLSDSGFEVSIINPIQSDSIKNIGIRKVKNDKFDAHKIALLYRFSFIKTTVVPDDVIDCLKSLCRQYYKLGDELTTYKNRLIGIIDQVMLNFTDVFQNVYSNTALAVLDRYPSPKQILKANKQTLISLIEKTSKKGLAWSTEKYELLVLKAKEFKDLSINNPGNLAILKVNISMVRTLQDAQKDILDAINEIILADSLEDNPVLAPIINLLCSIPGIGILTAATILAEVGDFSAFSSPNKLVAFFGIDPSVNQSGEFTGTRNKMSKRGSRLLRRVIFTTALANIRSKRNGDKTNPVLYEFYQKKCTNKPKKVALGAVMRKLVNIIFAVMRDKKPFELRTPEEHEELLLTRSSVA; translated from the coding sequence ATGGATTATCCACCTGTAGCTGGAATTGATGTTGGTAAAAATTTTAGTGAGATGTGTATTTTGTCCCCTAATAATGAGATTTATCATCGTATTAAGATCTATCATGATTCAATTGACAGTATTAAAGAGGCTATAGGTCTATTGCAAAAAGCAGAAAAGGATTTTGCAATTAGGCCTGTCGTAGTCTTAGAATCCACTGGGCACTATCACAAAATCCTCTTCCACTATCTTTCTGATTCTGGATTTGAGGTCTCTATCATAAACCCCATCCAATCTGATTCTATCAAAAATATTGGAATAAGGAAAGTAAAAAATGATAAATTTGATGCCCATAAGATTGCATTGCTTTATAGGTTTTCTTTTATTAAGACTACTGTTGTTCCTGATGATGTTATTGACTGCCTTAAAAGCCTTTGTCGCCAATATTACAAGTTAGGTGATGAACTTACTACTTACAAGAATAGGCTTATTGGCATTATTGATCAAGTAATGCTAAACTTTACAGATGTCTTCCAAAATGTATATTCAAACACTGCCTTAGCAGTACTTGATAGGTATCCTTCACCTAAGCAAATTCTAAAGGCTAACAAACAAACATTAATATCACTTATTGAAAAAACTTCTAAAAAAGGTTTAGCGTGGTCCACTGAAAAATATGAACTTTTGGTTTTAAAAGCTAAGGAATTTAAAGATTTAAGCATCAATAACCCTGGAAATCTAGCCATTCTCAAAGTTAATATTTCCATGGTAAGAACCTTACAAGATGCCCAAAAAGACATACTTGACGCAATTAATGAAATTATTTTAGCAGATTCTTTAGAAGATAATCCTGTATTGGCACCTATTATTAATCTGCTATGCAGTATTCCTGGTATCGGGATACTAACTGCTGCCACGATACTTGCTGAGGTTGGTGATTTTTCTGCATTTTCTAGCCCCAATAAACTTGTAGCTTTCTTTGGAATTGACCCCTCTGTTAATCAATCGGGTGAATTCACCGGAACCCGTAACAAAATGTCTAAAAGGGGCTCTAGATTGCTTCGTAGGGTCATCTTTACAACTGCTTTAGCCAATATTCGAAGTAAGAGAAATGGTGACAAAACTAATCCAGTGCTCTATGAGTTCTACCAAAAAAAGTGTACAAACAAGCCCAAAAAGGTTGCATTAGGTGCTGTAATGAGAAAATTAGTAAATATTATATTCGCCGTCATGAGAGACAAAAAGCCTTTTGAGCTAAGAACCCCAGAAGAGCATGAGGAACTACTTCTTACTAGGTCTTCAGTAGCCTAA
- the srlA gene encoding PTS glucitol/sorbitol transporter subunit IIC, whose translation MAAVAKIAKGFMNLFETGGNTFLGWMKGIVPVVLMLMVLMNTIISLLGEERVTKIAKASSKNPFTRYLILPFLAAFMLGNPMSFTLGRFLPEYYKPSYFASLAQFCHTSNGIFPHINPGELFVYLGIAQGIEKLGLNTMDLAIRYMLVGILMNFIGGWVTDFTTAYVCKQQNIMLSKQPKVTAE comes from the coding sequence ATGGCAGCAGTAGCAAAGATTGCTAAGGGATTTATGAATTTATTTGAAACAGGAGGGAATACCTTTTTAGGATGGATGAAAGGTATAGTGCCTGTTGTTTTAATGCTGATGGTATTAATGAATACCATAATCAGCCTCCTGGGGGAAGAAAGAGTAACAAAGATTGCAAAGGCTTCTTCAAAAAATCCGTTTACCCGATATTTAATATTACCCTTTTTAGCTGCATTTATGCTGGGAAACCCCATGTCCTTTACATTGGGCAGGTTTTTGCCGGAGTATTATAAGCCAAGCTATTTTGCATCTTTAGCACAATTTTGCCATACAAGCAATGGCATATTTCCTCATATTAATCCGGGAGAACTCTTCGTTTACCTCGGTATTGCTCAAGGAATAGAAAAGTTAGGATTAAACACCATGGATTTAGCAATTAGATATATGTTAGTCGGGATACTGATGAATTTTATTGGAGGCTGGGTCACAGATTTCACAACAGCTTATGTTTGTAAACAACAAAATATAATGTTAAGCAAACAACCGAAAGTAACAGCTGAATAA
- a CDS encoding transcriptional regulator GutM, whose protein sequence is MNIYIFGLFVLSAYLLQVFFGAKQIRHFNEEYGRLKNKGKVAIGKRPGKFHVGTIVMLATDDNGEILEAVKMQGITVLSKFKPIISLTGQYIQLINEHSLIDCGENNLTKKTILNARDVYLHVSRGEKIPETKSPLALLTSKIKLLKIKN, encoded by the coding sequence GTGAATATATATATATTTGGATTGTTTGTACTCTCGGCCTATTTATTGCAAGTGTTTTTTGGGGCAAAGCAAATTCGACATTTTAATGAAGAATACGGTAGATTGAAAAATAAAGGAAAAGTAGCGATAGGAAAAAGGCCGGGAAAATTTCATGTTGGTACTATTGTTATGCTGGCAACAGATGATAACGGGGAAATTTTAGAAGCTGTAAAAATGCAGGGAATTACAGTATTATCTAAGTTTAAACCTATTATCTCACTGACGGGACAATATATTCAGTTGATAAATGAGCATTCTTTAATTGATTGCGGAGAAAACAATCTGACTAAGAAAACCATATTAAATGCAAGAGATGTATATCTGCATGTTAGCCGGGGAGAGAAAATACCTGAAACAAAAAGTCCTCTTGCTCTGCTAACCTCGAAGATAAAATTATTAAAAATAAAAAATTAA
- a CDS encoding BglG family transcription antiterminator produces the protein MSLVKKWYLILNTLLVKEYITVEKLSDITQTTSQTLKKNIELLNDQLKGIASILWEKGSYYLYIENYSAFKEIMNGELKKDMDFNSSSKRIAFILKTLLNTKGFVTMDSLAERIEVSRGTVNKDVKNIKKIISDFGISLYGIPNKGIKIVGDELNRRLLLLYYVYDYYFADYKLKKSTVEYIDKIAEEYQLSNYNTAIMKKVVGITLDRVGKGFYINKEIPYYNNYEGNSSFIKRFLYHLEKEYDIALGPYDRDFVIFPVNIRNSAYVKKESMEKYEKGIKDLFNDMIRKIRANFMLELDDNQLFEEMKYHLMFMVNRLVFHIESFNLFYDEIEKKYPFSYELAKMAANVIESRLMISVAQPEISYLAVYFELILYHKDRENRQKQIAIVSNFGKGTSMLIKKQIQEILGPEVTILQFSEQNYTKQNFKIFFAVFTTFPIEIDKRIPVIQVANLFDNNWVISEWNKIEQEQNFDIAYIDFSFTVLDEEKSYFDNVKFMICRLIKDKKLNPNFINLWQEREKKQSTIFEQGIAFPHTLNKGFNKIVLSVGVFKNQLFVGNQSIQIVFLAGIPENIDDGAENSLLEMYDLIFRIARRKEIHQKIGETTNGKEFISLLKREGILR, from the coding sequence GTGTCTCTCGTAAAAAAGTGGTATCTAATTTTAAATACACTTTTAGTAAAGGAATATATTACTGTTGAAAAACTAAGTGACATTACTCAGACAACTTCTCAGACTTTAAAAAAGAATATTGAATTATTGAATGATCAACTTAAAGGAATAGCATCAATATTGTGGGAAAAAGGCAGCTATTATTTGTATATCGAAAATTATTCGGCGTTTAAAGAAATTATGAACGGAGAACTGAAAAAGGATATGGACTTTAATTCTTCAAGTAAGCGAATAGCTTTTATTTTAAAAACTTTGTTAAATACCAAGGGATTTGTTACAATGGACAGTTTGGCAGAAAGAATTGAAGTAAGCAGAGGAACGGTAAACAAAGATGTGAAGAATATAAAAAAAATAATTTCAGACTTTGGCATAAGTTTATATGGAATACCGAACAAAGGTATAAAAATTGTCGGGGACGAATTAAACAGACGGTTGTTATTGCTATATTATGTTTATGATTATTATTTTGCGGATTACAAACTAAAGAAAAGCACAGTCGAATATATAGACAAAATTGCAGAAGAATACCAGTTAAGCAATTATAATACGGCTATCATGAAAAAAGTTGTAGGTATTACTTTAGACAGAGTAGGAAAAGGCTTTTATATAAACAAGGAAATACCTTACTATAATAATTATGAAGGAAATTCAAGCTTTATAAAGAGGTTTCTTTATCATTTGGAAAAAGAATATGACATAGCCTTGGGGCCGTATGATCGAGACTTTGTCATTTTCCCGGTTAATATCAGAAATTCTGCTTATGTAAAGAAGGAGAGTATGGAGAAATATGAAAAAGGCATAAAAGACCTTTTCAATGATATGATAAGGAAAATCAGGGCAAATTTTATGCTTGAATTAGATGACAATCAGTTATTTGAAGAAATGAAATATCATTTGATGTTTATGGTGAACAGGCTTGTATTTCATATAGAATCGTTTAATTTGTTCTATGACGAGATTGAAAAGAAATATCCTTTTTCTTATGAATTGGCGAAGATGGCTGCGAATGTTATAGAGTCACGTTTAATGATAAGTGTGGCACAACCGGAAATCAGTTATCTTGCCGTATATTTTGAATTAATTTTATACCATAAAGACAGAGAAAACAGGCAAAAACAGATTGCGATAGTAAGTAATTTTGGGAAAGGCACGTCAATGTTAATAAAGAAGCAGATTCAGGAAATTTTGGGACCTGAGGTGACTATATTGCAATTTTCGGAGCAAAATTACACAAAACAAAATTTTAAAATTTTTTTTGCAGTTTTTACCACGTTTCCCATAGAAATAGATAAAAGAATACCTGTAATTCAAGTGGCTAATTTATTTGATAACAACTGGGTTATTAGCGAGTGGAATAAAATAGAACAGGAACAAAATTTTGATATTGCTTACATTGATTTTTCATTTACCGTTCTGGACGAAGAAAAAAGTTATTTTGATAATGTTAAGTTTATGATTTGTAGATTGATTAAAGATAAGAAGTTAAATCCTAATTTTATAAATTTATGGCAGGAAAGAGAAAAAAAACAGTCCACTATCTTTGAGCAGGGGATTGCGTTTCCCCATACGTTAAATAAAGGATTTAATAAAATAGTGTTGAGTGTAGGAGTATTTAAAAATCAACTATTTGTTGGAAATCAAAGTATTCAAATCGTATTTTTGGCAGGAATACCCGAAAATATAGATGATGGTGCTGAGAATTCTTTACTGGAAATGTATGATTTGATATTTCGAATAGCAAGAAGAAAAGAAATTCATCAGAAAATCGGAGAAACAACAAATGGAAAAGAATTTATTTCACTTTTAAAAAGGGAGGGAATATTGCGGTGA
- a CDS encoding SDR family oxidoreductase encodes MSTDWLGISGKVVIVTGGSSGIGESIITELLEQGVKVVNADIHDNGKKHDNLLFVKTDVSSKKDAEKVVEETLKALGTIDGLVNNAGINIPRLLVDKKHFYGKYELSEDVFDKMTTINQKGVYLMAQAVARVLVRKNSGVIINMSSESGLEGSEGQSCYAATKAAINSFTRSWAKELGKSNIRVVGIAPGIMEETGLRTLEYETALAYTRGITVEKLRENYSRTSTIPLGRSGKLSEIADLVCYYLSGRSSYITGITTNVAGGKSRG; translated from the coding sequence ATGTCAACAGACTGGTTAGGGATTTCCGGAAAAGTTGTAATTGTCACGGGAGGCTCTTCAGGAATCGGAGAAAGTATAATAACAGAATTATTGGAGCAAGGGGTAAAGGTAGTTAATGCAGATATTCATGATAATGGGAAAAAACATGATAATTTGTTGTTTGTAAAAACAGATGTATCGTCAAAAAAGGATGCGGAAAAAGTTGTTGAAGAAACTCTCAAGGCTTTAGGGACAATAGACGGCCTTGTAAATAATGCGGGAATAAATATTCCAAGGCTGTTAGTAGATAAAAAGCATTTTTATGGTAAATATGAGCTTTCTGAAGATGTATTTGATAAAATGACAACTATTAATCAAAAAGGTGTCTATTTAATGGCACAAGCTGTGGCGAGAGTTCTTGTCAGGAAAAATTCAGGAGTGATTATAAACATGTCTTCTGAAAGTGGCCTTGAAGGTTCAGAAGGTCAAAGCTGTTATGCTGCTACAAAGGCTGCCATAAACAGTTTTACCAGGTCCTGGGCGAAAGAACTGGGGAAATCAAATATAAGAGTAGTGGGGATTGCTCCCGGCATAATGGAAGAGACCGGCTTACGTACTTTGGAATATGAAACTGCCTTGGCATATACAAGAGGAATTACCGTAGAAAAACTAAGGGAAAATTATAGTAGGACAAGTACTATACCATTGGGGAGGAGTGGAAAGCTTTCTGAGATAGCGGATTTAGTATGCTATTATTTATCCGGCAGATCCAGTTATATTACAGGAATAACTACAAATGTTGCAGGAGGGAAAAGCAGAGGTTAA
- a CDS encoding TetR/AcrR family transcriptional regulator, with product MAAEKIDRRVKYTKMVIKESFVKFLKQKPISKISVKEICDDADINRTTFYAHYVDQYDLLQQIENEVIDDINQYLKGYDFKNNKVVPTEMIEKILEYIKKNSELFDLLLNSNRDMKFQQEIIKIIGRQHFISVIGDNSLNKEDAEYIFYFLASGAVGVIQMWLKGGMKRHPNEMAELILKIAINGRSSVI from the coding sequence ATGGCGGCAGAAAAGATCGACAGGAGGGTAAAATATACCAAAATGGTTATTAAGGAGAGCTTTGTTAAATTTCTAAAACAAAAACCAATTTCAAAAATCTCTGTTAAAGAAATCTGTGATGATGCAGATATAAACCGCACGACCTTTTATGCACATTATGTAGATCAGTATGATTTGCTTCAGCAGATTGAAAATGAAGTAATTGATGATATTAATCAATATTTGAAGGGATACGATTTTAAAAACAATAAAGTTGTACCTACGGAGATGATTGAAAAAATCTTAGAATACATAAAGAAAAACTCAGAACTTTTTGACCTTTTACTAAATTCAAACAGAGATATGAAATTTCAACAGGAAATTATAAAGATTATTGGCAGGCAGCATTTTATATCCGTTATCGGAGATAATTCTTTAAATAAAGAAGATGCGGAATATATATTTTATTTTTTAGCAAGCGGTGCTGTCGGAGTCATTCAGATGTGGCTGAAGGGTGGGATGAAAAGGCATCCCAATGAAATGGCGGAATTGATATTAAAAATAGCGATTAACGGCAGATCATCGGTTATTTAA
- a CDS encoding ABC transporter ATP-binding protein has protein sequence MAFIEFENVEKKYIVGDLAITAVDDCSFSIEKNELVVILGPSGAGKTTVLNLLGGMDSPSDGNITVDGNEIHKYNKKELINYRRNDIGFVFQFYNLVENLTALENVELACQICPNSLDPKTILEKVGLSERISNFPSQLSGGEQQRVAIARAVAKNPKLLLCDEPTGALDSVTGQRIIELLQKNCKKMGMTTVIITHNTVIADVADKVIKIKNGTVKDIIINKNPKKAEEIVW, from the coding sequence ATGGCATTTATTGAGTTTGAAAATGTTGAAAAAAAATATATAGTCGGTGATTTAGCGATTACAGCAGTTGATGACTGCTCTTTTTCAATAGAAAAAAATGAATTGGTTGTTATACTCGGTCCGTCGGGGGCGGGAAAAACAACGGTGTTGAATCTGCTCGGCGGGATGGATAGTCCAAGCGACGGCAATATTACAGTTGACGGAAATGAAATCCATAAATATAACAAAAAGGAACTGATAAATTACAGGCGTAATGATATTGGGTTTGTATTTCAGTTTTATAATCTTGTGGAAAATCTAACCGCACTGGAAAATGTTGAGCTTGCGTGTCAGATATGTCCTAATTCACTTGATCCCAAAACAATTTTAGAAAAGGTCGGTTTATCGGAGCGTATAAGCAACTTTCCCTCTCAGTTGTCGGGTGGAGAACAGCAGCGTGTTGCCATAGCGAGAGCGGTCGCAAAAAATCCGAAGCTTCTCTTGTGTGATGAACCTACCGGCGCACTTGACAGCGTAACAGGACAACGGATTATTGAACTTTTACAAAAAAATTGTAAAAAAATGGGCATGACTACTGTTATAATTACTCACAATACCGTAATTGCAGATGTTGCAGATAAAGTTATTAAAATCAAAAATGGAACGGTCAAAGATATTATTATAAATAAAAATCCCAAAAAAGCAGAAGAGATTGTGTGGTGA